One Triticum dicoccoides isolate Atlit2015 ecotype Zavitan chromosome 5B, WEW_v2.0, whole genome shotgun sequence genomic window carries:
- the LOC119305148 gene encoding protein WIR1A-like produces MALQAPIINMASLGSRAAGRRPTVLQQIALFVVVAAVIMNSSVWVEAAGHDAAVVGTDPNHPAFPSPPGKPYTGGRGCRTIYGCPDVPPAGGQP; encoded by the exons ATGGCCCTCCAAGCTCCAATCATAAACATGGCGTCCCTGGGCAGCAGAGCTGCCGGCCGTCGTCCCACGGTGCTCCAGCAGATCGCTCTCTTCGTCGTAGTCGCGGCGGTCATTATGAACAGCTCCGTCTGGGTTGAAGCCGCCGGCCACGACGCCGCTGTAGTAG GCACTGACCCTAACCACCCTGCTTTCCCGTCGCCGCCTGGTAAACCCTACACCGGCGGCCGTGGGTGCCGTACAATTTACGGATGTCCTGATGTACCACCGGCGGGTGGCCAGCCCTAA